In Paenibacillus hexagrammi, the following are encoded in one genomic region:
- a CDS encoding ABC transporter substrate-binding protein: protein MKKNGTKWVALLSTSVLLAGVAAGCSSAPKEESAPSGQAAQSDTKKSDEKVTITLLVDNTQDSVNMAKGIVEAFEKKNPNIHVETETRPGGGEGDNIVKTRLATGDMTDVFFYNSGSLMQALNPEKNILDVSNEPFMANVLDSFKKAVTYNGKAYAGPVGSTMAGGWFYNKKVYKDLGLSVPKSWDELMANSEKIKAAGITPIIGTFKDDWTTQLVLLADYYNVQAANPKFADDYTANKAKFATDPTALRGFEKLEEIAKKGYMNKDMNATTYDAGLKMLAEGKGAQYPMLSFAVPALEQNFPDKMGDIGFFAQPGDKADTNGLTVWTPSGAYIYKETKHVEEAKKFVSFIASIEGTQAQASASKPTGPYAIKDAKLPDNVAQVVKDMTPYFDSNKTAPALEFLSPIKGSSLPQITTEVGAGIKTGKQGAEAYDQDVEKQAKQLGLQGW from the coding sequence ATGAAAAAGAATGGAACTAAGTGGGTTGCACTATTGTCGACTTCCGTATTGCTGGCAGGAGTGGCGGCCGGCTGCAGCAGTGCGCCAAAGGAAGAAAGCGCTCCTAGCGGTCAAGCGGCTCAAAGTGATACGAAAAAATCGGATGAAAAAGTAACGATCACCTTGCTCGTTGATAATACACAGGACTCTGTGAACATGGCGAAAGGCATTGTGGAAGCGTTCGAGAAGAAGAATCCGAACATTCATGTCGAAACGGAAACCCGTCCGGGCGGCGGCGAAGGTGACAACATCGTCAAGACGCGACTGGCGACTGGCGATATGACGGATGTCTTCTTCTATAACAGCGGCTCACTTATGCAAGCGCTTAATCCAGAGAAAAATATACTGGATGTCTCCAATGAACCTTTCATGGCGAACGTTCTCGATTCCTTCAAAAAGGCAGTAACCTATAACGGCAAAGCTTACGCCGGTCCTGTTGGTTCTACGATGGCAGGCGGTTGGTTCTATAACAAAAAGGTATATAAAGATCTGGGCTTGTCAGTTCCGAAGTCCTGGGATGAGCTGATGGCGAACAGCGAGAAAATTAAAGCCGCGGGCATCACGCCGATCATCGGAACCTTTAAGGATGACTGGACCACGCAGCTGGTGCTGCTTGCAGATTATTACAACGTTCAAGCGGCTAATCCGAAGTTTGCTGATGATTATACGGCTAATAAAGCCAAGTTCGCGACAGACCCTACAGCGCTCCGAGGATTTGAGAAGCTGGAGGAGATCGCAAAGAAGGGCTACATGAATAAGGACATGAACGCTACGACCTATGATGCGGGACTAAAAATGCTGGCGGAAGGCAAAGGTGCGCAGTATCCGATGTTGAGCTTCGCGGTGCCGGCTCTGGAGCAAAACTTCCCGGATAAAATGGGCGACATCGGCTTCTTTGCTCAGCCGGGTGACAAAGCAGATACGAACGGCTTGACGGTGTGGACACCAAGCGGCGCCTACATTTACAAAGAAACGAAGCATGTGGAAGAAGCTAAGAAGTTTGTGTCGTTTATTGCATCGATTGAAGGTACGCAAGCTCAGGCTAGCGCTTCTAAGCCGACAGGTCCCTATGCCATCAAAGACGCTAAGCTCCCGGATAATGTAGCACAAGTGGTGAAAGATATGACGCCTTACTTCGATAGTAACAAGACTGCGCCTGCTCTCGAATTCCTATCCCCAATTAAAGGATCAAGCCTGCCACAAATCACAACGGAAGTCGGCGCTGGCATCAAAACGGGTAAACAAGGCGCTGAAGCTTATGATCAAGATGTAGAGAAACAAGCGAAGCAGCTCGGCCTTCAGGGCTGGTAA
- a CDS encoding alpha-L-rhamnosidase, with protein MTGLKATDLTCEYQTSPLGIDIKQPRISWQLESDRRGTMQRGCRLVFAGEDGDFSRPVWDTGEIMSDRSIQVTYAGPELKPRTRYHYRVKVWDSFGRESEWSEAAWWETGLLEQDAWQAEWITPLASEIDPQAEPAFLLRKSFRAREDASVVSARIYATAAGVYELYVNGQPASEDLLAPGWTSYQHRLQYQTYDVTALIQPGGNGIGIMLGDGWYRSNMGFEDKNFRYGEHRAALLQLHVRYADGSEEVVATDTTWKASFGAIQYSTIYHGETYDAREEQEGWSEAEFDESGWKPVQVCEGLSMDALIAQENSPTRVTQTLRPVAYFKTPAGDHVLDMGQNMVGRMRFTVSAPTGTRIEWKHAEVLDKEGNIYFGNLRPAKQKVIYFAKGGGSETYAPHFTFMGFRYVKVEGYPGAEEYGLPLDAFAGEVIHTDMEPTGEFECSDARVNQLQSNIMWGQRGNFLDVPTDCPQRDERLGWTGDAQVFISTALFNYQGGPFFTKWLHDLKAEQFPNGGVPFVIPDVVGGASSAAWGDAAVICPWTVYQYYGDTWLLSEQFESMKKWVEFIRAQGENEYLWNTGFHFGDWLALDAKENSYVGATPKALVATAYYAYSTRIVRDAARALGREDDLHTYGELYEQVKQAFQDEFITKNGRMASPTQTAHVLALAFDLVDGSVRTRVARELNDLIVENDYHLTTGFVGTPYLCFALSGNGYHDTAVKLLMQESYPGWLYSVSKGATTIWEHWDSIKADGSFWSDDMNSFNHYAYGAIGDWLYRKVAGLDMDVSVPAFKHIHLEPYFGLKKLSFAKAAHRSMYGRIAVGWRVDGANIEVSVEIPPNTTAELVLRGAYVHGLKESGHELAGVDGVQSAAETGQGVRLILGSGCYTFTYMNKDMFRIRYTEDSRVDEIMNDEAAAAVLRKYIPHFFVGAGFHFMKKSSLKQLAENTMARISREQINAILEELASL; from the coding sequence ATGACGGGACTAAAAGCCACAGACTTAACTTGCGAATATCAAACGAGTCCGCTGGGAATTGACATCAAGCAGCCGCGCATCAGCTGGCAGCTGGAATCAGATCGCCGCGGCACGATGCAGCGGGGCTGCAGGCTCGTTTTCGCCGGTGAAGACGGCGATTTCAGCCGACCTGTCTGGGATACAGGTGAGATCATGTCGGATCGGTCCATACAGGTGACTTATGCCGGACCGGAGCTGAAGCCGCGCACTCGCTATCACTACAGAGTCAAGGTATGGGACAGCTTCGGGCGCGAATCGGAATGGAGCGAGGCGGCCTGGTGGGAGACGGGGCTGCTAGAGCAGGATGCGTGGCAGGCAGAGTGGATTACGCCGCTGGCGAGCGAGATCGATCCTCAGGCGGAGCCTGCTTTTCTGCTGCGCAAAAGCTTCCGTGCTCGCGAAGACGCTAGCGTAGTGTCTGCCCGAATCTATGCTACAGCTGCAGGCGTCTATGAACTGTACGTGAACGGTCAGCCGGCCTCGGAAGATCTGCTTGCGCCGGGCTGGACCAGTTATCAGCATAGGCTGCAGTATCAGACTTATGATGTGACGGCGCTCATACAGCCTGGCGGTAATGGGATCGGCATCATGCTGGGAGATGGCTGGTACCGAAGCAATATGGGCTTTGAGGACAAAAATTTTAGGTACGGCGAGCATCGCGCCGCTCTGCTGCAGCTTCACGTACGTTATGCGGATGGCTCCGAAGAGGTGGTTGCAACCGATACGACCTGGAAAGCCTCGTTTGGTGCGATTCAGTACTCCACGATTTACCATGGCGAGACGTACGACGCGCGTGAAGAGCAAGAAGGCTGGAGCGAAGCGGAATTTGATGAGTCCGGCTGGAAGCCTGTACAAGTTTGTGAGGGGTTGTCCATGGATGCTTTAATTGCCCAGGAGAACTCGCCGACAAGGGTCACACAGACACTGAGACCAGTCGCCTATTTCAAGACGCCTGCCGGCGATCATGTGCTGGACATGGGCCAAAATATGGTCGGACGCATGCGTTTTACCGTGAGTGCACCTACAGGAACGCGCATTGAATGGAAGCACGCGGAAGTGCTTGATAAAGAAGGGAATATCTATTTCGGCAACCTCCGGCCTGCCAAGCAAAAGGTGATTTATTTCGCTAAAGGCGGAGGCAGCGAGACCTATGCGCCGCATTTTACCTTCATGGGCTTTCGTTATGTCAAAGTGGAAGGCTACCCTGGTGCGGAGGAGTATGGTCTGCCGCTAGATGCATTTGCTGGTGAAGTCATACATACCGACATGGAGCCTACCGGCGAATTCGAATGCTCGGATGCCAGGGTGAACCAGCTGCAAAGCAACATTATGTGGGGACAGCGGGGCAATTTCCTGGATGTGCCGACGGATTGTCCGCAGCGTGATGAGCGGCTGGGCTGGACGGGAGACGCTCAGGTGTTTATCAGCACCGCATTGTTTAACTATCAGGGCGGACCGTTCTTTACCAAATGGCTGCACGACCTGAAAGCGGAACAGTTCCCAAACGGAGGCGTGCCGTTCGTCATACCGGATGTTGTGGGAGGTGCAAGCTCCGCAGCTTGGGGAGACGCTGCTGTCATTTGTCCTTGGACCGTTTATCAATATTACGGGGATACGTGGCTATTATCCGAGCAGTTTGAAAGTATGAAGAAATGGGTCGAATTCATCCGGGCCCAGGGAGAGAATGAATATTTATGGAACACGGGCTTCCACTTCGGAGATTGGCTTGCTCTAGATGCGAAAGAGAACAGCTATGTCGGTGCCACGCCGAAGGCGCTTGTCGCAACCGCTTACTATGCGTACTCGACCCGCATTGTGCGGGATGCAGCCCGCGCTTTGGGCAGGGAAGACGACTTGCATACCTACGGCGAGCTGTATGAACAAGTAAAGCAGGCATTTCAGGACGAATTCATTACGAAGAACGGCCGCATGGCATCGCCGACGCAGACCGCGCATGTGCTTGCTCTTGCCTTCGATCTTGTAGACGGCAGTGTCCGTACCCGTGTAGCCCGGGAGCTCAATGACCTGATTGTAGAGAACGACTATCACCTGACAACAGGCTTTGTGGGAACTCCGTATCTATGCTTCGCGCTATCGGGTAACGGCTATCATGATACGGCTGTAAAACTGCTCATGCAGGAAAGCTACCCGGGTTGGCTTTATTCCGTCTCCAAAGGCGCGACCACGATCTGGGAGCATTGGGACAGCATCAAGGCGGACGGGTCTTTCTGGAGCGACGACATGAATTCCTTTAACCATTACGCCTATGGAGCTATCGGAGACTGGCTGTACCGCAAGGTAGCGGGACTGGATATGGATGTGTCCGTGCCTGCTTTTAAGCACATCCATCTGGAGCCTTACTTTGGTCTGAAAAAGCTGAGCTTCGCAAAGGCTGCGCACCGCTCTATGTATGGACGAATCGCTGTAGGCTGGCGTGTAGACGGAGCGAACATTGAGGTATCCGTGGAGATTCCGCCGAACACCACGGCCGAACTGGTACTCAGGGGCGCCTATGTCCATGGTTTGAAAGAGAGCGGTCATGAGCTTGCCGGCGTGGATGGTGTTCAATCCGCAGCCGAAACCGGTCAAGGCGTTCGACTTATCCTGGGCTCGGGCTGCTACACCTTTACGTACATGAATAAAGACATGTTCCGCATTCGGTATACGGAAGACAGCCGCGTTGACGAAATCATGAACGATGAAGCAGCAGCGGCCGTTCTTCGCAAGTATATCCCGCATTTTTTTGTTGGAGCTGGCTTTCATTTTATGAAGAAATCTTCTCTCAAGCAGCTGGCTGAAAATACGATGGCGCGCATTTCCAGAGAGCAGATCAATGCGATCCTCGAGGAACTGGCAAGCTTGTAA
- a CDS encoding alpha-L-rhamnosidase-related protein: protein MGINQRFVEKAEALLPELQESIVTPKRVIDVIADADAFQGWSAEETISLEELTGSSLGKDDSFILDFGDHQVGYVSFTVKPVGSPPDAPLGLKLIFGEMPCEVAESFDSYNGWLSKSWLQEETMYIDILPAEIRLPRRYCFRYMKVMVLDTSRKYTVAFSDIQCKAVTSADTSKLAPLRDDLPDDLKDMDRISIKTLQDCMQTVFEDGPKRDRRLWIGDLRLQAIANYYTFNNYDLVKRCLYLFAGLTLEDGAVSACIFEKPQPLADDTRLYDYSLFFAATLFDYYKASQDRETLIELWPTAYEQIEIALRRLDERGIVQDEEKWWSFTDWHPDLNKQAPAQAALIYCLRRALWLAQALDKHGEAQFIQEQLNLVTQSTIEHLWDPEQGFFISGETKQVSWASQVWMALAGVFDTEENGRLMDRLFEEQPAVGMTTPYMYHHLIEALFESGRASKAVEQMRAYWGEMVKDGADCFWEVYNPADKQLSPYGSNLINSYCHAWSCTPTYFIRKYKL from the coding sequence ATGGGCATCAATCAAAGATTTGTTGAAAAAGCAGAGGCATTGCTGCCAGAGCTGCAAGAATCCATTGTGACTCCGAAAAGAGTGATCGATGTGATCGCGGATGCTGATGCGTTCCAGGGGTGGAGCGCGGAAGAGACTATCTCTTTGGAGGAGCTGACCGGCTCGTCGCTAGGCAAGGACGACAGCTTTATTTTGGACTTTGGCGATCATCAGGTCGGGTACGTCTCGTTTACCGTAAAGCCGGTGGGCAGTCCTCCGGATGCTCCGCTTGGTCTTAAGCTGATTTTTGGCGAAATGCCTTGCGAGGTGGCGGAGTCCTTCGATTCCTACAATGGCTGGTTGAGCAAATCCTGGCTGCAGGAGGAGACGATGTATATCGATATCCTTCCTGCGGAAATTCGGCTACCAAGACGTTATTGCTTCAGATACATGAAAGTAATGGTGCTGGATACGTCCCGAAAGTATACAGTGGCATTCTCCGATATTCAGTGCAAAGCTGTTACATCCGCTGATACTAGCAAGCTGGCTCCACTGCGGGATGATCTGCCTGATGACCTGAAGGACATGGACCGGATCAGCATCAAGACCCTGCAGGATTGCATGCAAACCGTTTTCGAGGACGGCCCGAAGCGGGACCGCAGACTGTGGATTGGCGATCTTCGACTGCAGGCGATAGCGAATTACTATACATTCAACAATTATGATCTGGTAAAACGTTGTCTGTACTTGTTTGCCGGACTTACGCTGGAAGACGGCGCGGTTAGCGCTTGTATTTTCGAGAAGCCGCAGCCTTTGGCGGATGATACACGACTGTATGACTACTCTTTATTTTTTGCAGCCACCTTATTTGACTATTATAAAGCTTCTCAGGATCGGGAGACGCTCATTGAGTTGTGGCCGACGGCTTACGAGCAGATTGAAATTGCTTTGCGGAGGCTGGATGAGAGAGGGATTGTGCAGGATGAGGAAAAGTGGTGGAGCTTTACCGACTGGCATCCGGATTTGAACAAGCAGGCGCCGGCGCAAGCTGCACTGATCTATTGCCTCAGACGCGCGTTATGGTTGGCCCAGGCTCTAGACAAACACGGCGAAGCCCAATTCATTCAGGAACAGCTCAATCTGGTGACACAATCGACAATCGAACATTTGTGGGATCCAGAACAGGGTTTCTTTATCAGCGGCGAAACGAAACAAGTCTCCTGGGCTTCTCAGGTGTGGATGGCGTTAGCAGGAGTCTTCGACACGGAGGAAAACGGGAGGCTGATGGATCGGCTCTTCGAAGAGCAGCCGGCTGTCGGGATGACGACTCCTTATATGTACCATCACCTCATAGAGGCGCTCTTTGAGAGCGGTAGAGCAAGTAAGGCAGTAGAGCAGATGCGGGCTTACTGGGGAGAAATGGTCAAAGACGGCGCTGATTGCTTCTGGGAGGTTTATAACCCTGCCGACAAGCAGCTTTCTCCATACGGCAGTAATTTGATCAACAGCTATTGTCACGCCTGGAGCTGTACCCCGACTTATTTTATCCGCAAATATAAGCTGTAA
- a CDS encoding carbohydrate ABC transporter permease, protein MSKRIRQLGGETVAILLTIIIFWIPFYFVIVNALKDKKESALLSLSWPSTTHLWENMKAVITARDYMLLRAFYNSTVLTVLSIVVLVMICAMAGYVMQRRTDRATPWLNFLVLSGLIIPPAIVPTIWVLNGLGLFKTMTGLVLVEVALGFPFGVLLYKGFMATIPREIDEAAVVDGCSGFKLFYKIILPLLQPVTATIVVTSSVGIFNDFTNPLYFFPGAKNATVQLTLYNFQSQFVTQWNLLFMNILLITLPPLVLFIFFNKKIVAGMTAGSVKG, encoded by the coding sequence ATGAGCAAAAGAATCAGGCAGCTTGGAGGCGAAACGGTCGCCATCTTGCTCACCATCATCATTTTTTGGATTCCCTTCTACTTTGTTATTGTCAATGCCTTGAAGGATAAAAAAGAATCTGCCTTGCTCAGCTTGTCGTGGCCATCTACGACTCATCTGTGGGAGAACATGAAGGCTGTCATCACGGCACGGGACTACATGCTGCTTCGCGCTTTTTACAACAGCACTGTGCTTACCGTTCTCTCCATCGTCGTACTGGTAATGATCTGCGCCATGGCCGGATATGTCATGCAGCGAAGAACGGACCGCGCTACACCGTGGCTGAATTTTCTTGTCCTATCGGGTCTGATTATCCCTCCTGCGATCGTACCGACGATCTGGGTGCTGAATGGATTAGGATTGTTCAAAACGATGACCGGCCTTGTCCTGGTAGAGGTAGCGCTTGGCTTCCCGTTCGGCGTGCTGCTGTACAAAGGCTTTATGGCGACCATTCCCCGGGAAATTGATGAAGCGGCTGTTGTTGACGGCTGCAGCGGCTTCAAGCTGTTTTACAAGATCATTCTTCCCTTGCTGCAGCCGGTTACGGCAACGATCGTCGTGACATCGTCCGTAGGTATTTTTAACGACTTTACCAATCCCCTGTATTTCTTCCCTGGAGCGAAGAATGCCACGGTTCAGCTAACGCTGTACAACTTCCAGAGCCAATTTGTGACGCAGTGGAACCTGCTGTTTATGAATATTCTGCTGATTACGCTGCCGCCTTTGGTGCTCTTTATTTTCTTTAATAAAAAAATCGTTGCCGGTATGACGGCAGGCTCCGTAAAGGGGTAA
- a CDS encoding glycoside hydrolase family 3 protein, which translates to MKPELLKQKPFYLSDAQIKWVQDQLKEMTLEEKVGQLFVVVENPFSPVKEDLLSIKPGGVHLFAFSPEATKTNQQAKILELQQRSKLPLLITGDLESGGYGGAIDGTNLGMNMQVAAAGSTKLAHEFGRGIDTEGTAIGYNWVFGPVLDINYNHQNPIVNTRAFGDSPEVVETYSIPVLEGVQERQRMAACVKHWPGDGMDDRDQHKVLTVNSMPMAQWRETYGKVYRSAIDAGAKSVMSAHIALPAYYEEQGVTDVRIKHTPGSLSYELNVKLLREELGFNGLIVSDATKMIGMTSWGPRKQIVPQCIASGVDMFLFTADLHYDCEAMLQGVRGGVITEERLQEAVTRILALKVSLGLHLGVGSAEDLSAVGKAEHVQLAKEIAQQSVTLVKDTQGLLPISPEKHKRVLLLAKGSEGSMFAENGSGGDTIASLLEDEGFEIIRDYRLREEHNEIDLVILLTQKAPSFMQNSLRLSPEETGGIFTWFPTYVPTLLISLGNPYTLYEMPSMPTVINGYNASVIVQEEVVKCILGKQPFRGISPVDAFCGLEWARL; encoded by the coding sequence ATGAAACCGGAGCTGCTCAAGCAAAAGCCGTTTTATCTTTCCGATGCTCAAATCAAGTGGGTGCAGGATCAACTGAAAGAGATGACACTGGAAGAGAAGGTCGGACAATTATTCGTTGTCGTGGAAAATCCTTTCTCGCCGGTCAAGGAGGATCTTCTCAGCATCAAACCCGGGGGCGTGCATCTGTTTGCCTTTAGCCCGGAAGCGACGAAGACCAATCAGCAGGCGAAAATTCTCGAGCTGCAGCAGCGCAGCAAGCTGCCTTTGTTAATCACCGGAGATCTGGAGTCAGGAGGCTACGGGGGTGCTATAGACGGTACGAATCTGGGTATGAATATGCAGGTTGCAGCTGCCGGCAGTACGAAGCTGGCGCATGAGTTCGGTCGCGGAATCGATACCGAAGGAACGGCAATCGGCTATAACTGGGTATTCGGGCCCGTGCTGGATATCAACTACAATCATCAAAATCCGATCGTTAATACACGTGCCTTTGGCGACTCGCCGGAGGTCGTTGAGACCTATTCGATTCCTGTACTCGAGGGCGTTCAGGAGAGGCAGCGCATGGCTGCGTGCGTCAAGCACTGGCCTGGAGACGGCATGGATGACCGTGACCAGCATAAAGTGCTGACCGTCAATTCGATGCCGATGGCGCAGTGGCGCGAAACGTACGGCAAGGTATACCGCTCGGCGATTGATGCCGGAGCCAAAAGCGTCATGAGTGCGCATATCGCGCTGCCTGCCTATTATGAGGAGCAGGGCGTCACGGACGTTCGGATTAAGCATACGCCGGGGTCACTCTCCTACGAGCTGAACGTGAAGCTGCTGCGAGAGGAGCTCGGCTTCAACGGACTGATTGTGTCCGACGCGACCAAGATGATCGGCATGACTAGCTGGGGACCTCGCAAGCAGATTGTTCCTCAGTGTATTGCTTCCGGTGTCGATATGTTCTTGTTCACTGCAGATCTTCATTATGACTGCGAAGCGATGCTGCAGGGAGTGAGGGGTGGTGTCATTACTGAGGAGCGGCTTCAAGAGGCGGTGACACGGATTCTTGCTTTGAAAGTTTCGCTAGGTCTGCACTTAGGAGTCGGCTCGGCTGAGGACTTGTCTGCCGTGGGCAAAGCGGAACACGTTCAATTAGCCAAGGAGATTGCCCAGCAGTCTGTAACACTGGTCAAAGATACGCAGGGCCTGCTGCCGATTAGCCCGGAGAAGCACAAGCGGGTGCTGCTGCTGGCAAAGGGGAGCGAAGGGTCCATGTTCGCTGAAAACGGCTCCGGCGGCGATACAATAGCAAGCTTACTTGAAGATGAAGGTTTTGAAATTATTCGTGACTATCGGCTTCGCGAGGAACATAACGAGATCGATCTGGTCATTCTCCTGACACAGAAAGCGCCGAGCTTTATGCAAAATTCCCTGCGCTTGTCGCCGGAGGAAACAGGCGGGATTTTCACCTGGTTTCCGACCTACGTACCGACTCTGCTCATCTCGCTAGGGAACCCGTATACGTTATATGAAATGCCTTCCATGCCAACGGTCATTAACGGCTACAATGCTTCCGTCATCGTGCAGGAAGAGGTTGTGAAATGCATCCTCGGCAAGCAGCCATTCCGCGGAATTTCGCCAGTGGATGCTTTCTGCGGTCTGGAATGGGCACGGCTCTAA
- a CDS encoding carbohydrate ABC transporter permease — MTKIFKRTYSYAFLIPAAIVYLLIFIFPTVMSFFFSLTRWDLTTWQFIGLDNFKMFFKEASLLIGFKNTFIYAFVTCVLKVVIGLLLGVLLTSKIRAKGYLRSVIFFPTLLSTIAVGLTFSMLMHPSQGMINAALNVIGITGPDWLGDTRIALLSVAFVDVWKGVGFAMVIYIAGILSIPQDYYEALQIDGGGSFRKFWNIIVPLSRPATNSVIILSFIGGLRSFDLVWAMTKGGPGFTTDLIASIIYKQYQGGYYGLATAGNVILFLFVTALALPLYSYLNRKEVDL, encoded by the coding sequence ATGACCAAAATTTTTAAGCGGACCTATTCGTATGCATTTTTGATTCCGGCGGCGATTGTTTACTTGCTTATCTTTATTTTTCCAACTGTAATGTCTTTCTTTTTCAGCTTGACTAGATGGGATTTAACGACATGGCAATTTATTGGTCTGGATAATTTCAAAATGTTTTTCAAGGAAGCTTCGCTTCTGATTGGATTTAAGAACACCTTTATTTATGCATTCGTTACCTGTGTGCTGAAAGTTGTGATCGGTCTGTTGCTAGGTGTTTTATTAACTTCAAAAATAAGAGCCAAAGGCTACCTGAGGTCTGTCATATTTTTTCCGACTTTGTTGAGTACGATTGCCGTAGGACTTACGTTCAGCATGCTGATGCACCCTTCCCAGGGGATGATCAACGCCGCATTGAACGTGATTGGTATTACCGGGCCGGACTGGCTGGGCGACACACGGATCGCACTACTTTCAGTCGCATTCGTGGATGTCTGGAAAGGGGTCGGCTTTGCGATGGTCATTTACATTGCTGGCATTCTATCCATCCCTCAGGACTATTATGAAGCGCTGCAAATCGATGGCGGCGGTTCCTTCCGCAAATTCTGGAACATCATTGTTCCTCTCAGCCGTCCTGCGACGAATTCAGTGATCATCCTTTCTTTCATAGGCGGACTGCGCTCCTTCGATCTGGTATGGGCGATGACGAAAGGCGGTCCCGGCTTTACGACGGATTTGATCGCATCGATCATCTACAAGCAGTACCAGGGCGGCTATTACGGACTTGCTACAGCAGGTAACGTTATCCTGTTCCTCTTCGTAACTGCGCTGGCCCTTCCGCTCTATTCGTACCTGAACAGAAAAGAGGTTGACCTATGA
- a CDS encoding helix-turn-helix transcriptional regulator, translating into MTAKLRYALELPPLPYYLGSGKAVYTPGDQHPNRSHLGMFDLLLLVKGSLHIGENDRTWTLREGQLLLLSPDGYHYATKPCEEETIFYWLHFECRGGWSLEELEAAAAFPSSGQPFTNTYKLCVPQFALIGQSAAAYRIFDQLLEHSLGHRSSSFWQEQTLFTELLRMLEQEDNAQHSPTVRHLAETTEAYLKQHFQEHITNEALADSLHFHVNYIVRCMKEVYGCTPLEYLLGYRIEQAKLLLINTSWPISQISEHIGFSYAPYFTSCFQKKVGVSPLRFRKQFWH; encoded by the coding sequence ATGACCGCAAAGCTGCGCTACGCCCTAGAACTCCCCCCGCTCCCTTATTATTTAGGCTCCGGCAAAGCGGTCTACACACCTGGTGATCAGCATCCGAATCGCAGTCATTTGGGAATGTTCGATTTGCTGCTGCTGGTGAAGGGCTCCCTTCACATCGGGGAAAACGACCGGACCTGGACACTGCGGGAAGGTCAGCTCCTGCTGCTGAGCCCTGATGGCTATCACTACGCCACGAAGCCTTGCGAAGAGGAAACTATTTTTTATTGGCTTCATTTTGAATGCCGCGGGGGGTGGAGCTTGGAGGAGCTTGAGGCCGCCGCAGCTTTCCCATCAAGCGGGCAGCCTTTTACCAACACTTACAAGCTGTGTGTGCCGCAATTTGCTCTTATCGGGCAGAGCGCAGCTGCTTACCGAATTTTCGATCAGCTGCTTGAGCATTCTCTTGGTCATCGTTCCAGCTCTTTTTGGCAGGAGCAGACGCTCTTTACAGAGCTGCTGAGGATGCTGGAGCAGGAAGACAACGCGCAACACTCTCCAACTGTTCGTCACTTGGCGGAAACAACGGAAGCCTATCTAAAGCAGCATTTCCAAGAGCATATCACGAACGAAGCACTAGCTGACTCCTTACACTTTCATGTCAATTACATCGTGCGCTGTATGAAGGAGGTTTACGGCTGCACTCCCTTGGAATATTTACTTGGGTACCGGATCGAACAGGCCAAGCTGCTGCTGATTAATACCTCTTGGCCGATTTCACAAATCTCCGAGCATATCGGATTCTCTTACGCACCTTACTTCACCAGCTGTTTTCAAAAGAAAGTCGGGGTATCCCCACTTCGCTTCCGCAAGCAATTTTGGCATTAA